From the genome of Roseivivax sp. THAF197b:
AAGCCGGGCAGAAGCGTCGCCTGCGGATGGAGACGTGGTCCTCCGCGGGCCGCGAATCCTTCACTTGGGTGTCTACATTTCCGCAAAACGGGCAGCGCATGAGCCGTCCCCCTCGTGTCTGACCTGCTCAGGATGGGGTTGGCCCCCACTTATCCACAGCCACTATAGGAGCTTGCGCAGACCTTGGGTAGAGGGGAATTTCCGCCGCAAGATACGGGGGGCCATAATCGGCTCAGTGCGTTCAGGTTCTGTGACTTACGGCGACAGATGCGCGGAGATCCGGCGGGTATGCGGCGCATCTCGATGCTCGAACAGGTAGATACCCTGCCATGTGCCCAGAACCGGACGCCCGGCGCTGACCGGGATGCTCAGAGACACCGGAAGCATGGCCGCCTTGATATGCGCAGGCATGTCGTCCGGCCCCTCATAGGTGTGTGTGAGATAGGACATGGAGGGATCGGTAGTCGGTGGCACCAGCCGCGCGAAAAACGCCGCCAGATCGGTTTGCACCTCCGGGTCGGCGTTTTCCTGAATGAGCAGACTGGCTGACGTGTGGCGGACAAAAAGCGTGAGCAGCCCTGTGTCCCGATCCGATGCGGCCACCCAAGCCGCGATATCTTTGGTAAATTCGTAAAGACCCTGACCGCGGGTCTCTACCGTGAATTCCGTGTCCATGGCCGGTCTTTCTTGATGCGATGTTCGCACAGACCGTGCCATGACCGGTCGCGATTGTCAGGCTTCCCCGACCACGCAGCGGACCTGCGGAAGATCACTCTGGCCCCAATCGAACAAGATCGGCGTGCCGTTATCGTGGCGTGCGGGGCGTGCGGCCACCTGGGCCAGCGTCTCCTGGCATTCGGCCAATTCACCAGCGCTGACAGAGATTTCGATGACCTCCTCAGGGGCGTCTTCGTAAAGGTCTGCGGCGGCCACGGCGGACACCGTGCCGATCATTGCAAAGGACAATGCGAAAGCTGTGCGTTTCATTCATCTTTCCTTTCGTCGTTGCGAGAACAACGGCATACCTCGGAAAAAGTTCAAAAATTTTTTTTGAAGGTGCCGCCGACGCCGCGTCGCTCATGCCAGTTCCGCCCTCCGCGCAACCGAAGCCGATCTCATGCGTTGGGACCGCAACATGCTATGACGGCACGAAAGGAATTCCCCATGAGCGACAAGACACTTTTCATCACCGGCGCATCTTCCGGCATCGGTGCAGCGACCGCGCGCGCCGCGGTCGAGGCAGGCTGGAATGTCGGCCTTTTCGCGCGCTCCGAGGACAAGCTGAACGCCCTCTCGGACGAGCTTGGTGACAAGGCCATCGCATTGCCCGGTGACGTAACCTCGCTGGACAGCCAGATGGAGGCGCTGAAAACCCTCAACCACACGTTCGGGCGCATCGACGCGGCCTTTGCCAATGCAGGCACAGGCCTGTCCGCGGCGGGCACCGAAGCGGGCGATCCCGAGGAATGGGAGAAGATGGTTCAGATCAACATCATCGGTGTGCTCTGGACCGTGAAGGCGACGATGCCCTTCCTGAAGGAAAGCAAGGGGCACCTGCTGCTGACCGGCTCCGCGGCGGGCCGCATCCATATCCCGGGCTCCGTCTACGGCGCCTCTAAGTGGTTTGTGCATGGTTATGGCGGCAACCTTGCCGAGGAAATGCGCGAGTTCGGCGGCCGCTGCACCATCATCGCGCCGGGCATGGTCGACACCGAGTTCTTCGACAGCCCCAAGCCCGACAAGCTCAAGCCCGAAGACATCGCCCGTTCGGCAGTCTTCGCCCTCAATGCCGATCCGCGTGCGACGGTGCGCGAGGTCTTCGTGATGCCCACGAACTGAGGCCCGGCACCACAGCCGTTTGGCACGACAATGCCCCCGGTCTATGTCACATCACAGGACCGGGGGGATCATGGACGCCTATATCGCTCAATACGGTGTGTTTGCCGTCTATATCGGATGCGCGCTCGAAGGGGATGCGGCTGCGATCAGCGGAGCGATCCTGGCGCAGAGCGGCCTTCTCGATCCTGTCAGCACCTACCTCGCGATTGCCGCAGGCGCCTACACCACCGACTTTCTGGTCTACACACTCGCGCGGTTCTTCCGAGAACATCCCTACGTATTGCGCGCGCTTTCGCATCCCATGGCCGCCCGTCTGACGGGTCGGCTGCTCTCCCGGCCTTTGCTTCTGGCCGCGATTTTTCGGTTCATCCCCGGTGCGCGCACGATTGCGCCCGTGATGCTGGCCACCGCAACGCCGTTGCGACCGACCGTCTATTTCATCGTCACGGCATGTGCGGCCCTTGTCTGGGCGGGTGTCATGCTGGCTGTCGGATTTGGTGCAGGCGCGGTTTTGTCCCGCCTGCTGGGCCCATTCCTGCGGTTGGAGACGCTGCTTATCGGCATGGCTGCGCTGCTCATCCTTGTGGCGGCGCGAGTGCTCTGGCGATTGCGACAGCCACGGTGAGCGCAAACCGACAGCAACCGTGAGCGTCAGCCGAAAAGCCGCGCGTCCTGCTCGTCGATCATCTGCTTTGCCTTGCGCAAGGATGCGGCGACGGCCTCGTCGTGGTCGCGGATCACATCGGCACGGATCATGCGATGTGTCTTGGTCTCGCCATCCACCTCCCCTTCGATGGTCGCCGCGACGCGGTACTGACCATCTTCCGGGATCGGATCGACGATGATGCGGAAGCCGCCATGCTCGACCGGTTCGACGGCGGAACCCCTGGCTGCGCCACCATTTCCACCACCGAAGAGACGTTTCAGAAACGACATGGCCTACTCACTCCGGCGGCTGGCAATATGGCAGGGACGGACAGGGCGCGTCCTGCCCGTTGAACTTCATTCCGAAATCCGGGGCTGACACCCAGAACCCGCTGGCCGCGTACCACCAATTTCCCGTGCCATGCCCGGGCACGAAGGTATCGC
Proteins encoded in this window:
- a CDS encoding secondary thiamine-phosphate synthase enzyme YjbQ is translated as MDTEFTVETRGQGLYEFTKDIAAWVAASDRDTGLLTLFVRHTSASLLIQENADPEVQTDLAAFFARLVPPTTDPSMSYLTHTYEGPDDMPAHIKAAMLPVSLSIPVSAGRPVLGTWQGIYLFEHRDAPHTRRISAHLSP
- a CDS encoding SDR family oxidoreductase — encoded protein: MSDKTLFITGASSGIGAATARAAVEAGWNVGLFARSEDKLNALSDELGDKAIALPGDVTSLDSQMEALKTLNHTFGRIDAAFANAGTGLSAAGTEAGDPEEWEKMVQINIIGVLWTVKATMPFLKESKGHLLLTGSAAGRIHIPGSVYGASKWFVHGYGGNLAEEMREFGGRCTIIAPGMVDTEFFDSPKPDKLKPEDIARSAVFALNADPRATVREVFVMPTN
- a CDS encoding DedA family protein — its product is MDAYIAQYGVFAVYIGCALEGDAAAISGAILAQSGLLDPVSTYLAIAAGAYTTDFLVYTLARFFREHPYVLRALSHPMAARLTGRLLSRPLLLAAIFRFIPGARTIAPVMLATATPLRPTVYFIVTACAALVWAGVMLAVGFGAGAVLSRLLGPFLRLETLLIGMAALLILVAARVLWRLRQPR
- a CDS encoding HlyU family transcriptional regulator — encoded protein: MSFLKRLFGGGNGGAARGSAVEPVEHGGFRIIVDPIPEDGQYRVAATIEGEVDGETKTHRMIRADVIRDHDEAVAASLRKAKQMIDEQDARLFG